In Agrobacterium sp. RAC06, a single window of DNA contains:
- the thiD gene encoding bifunctional hydroxymethylpyrimidine kinase/phosphomethylpyrimidine kinase: MIRNVLTIAGSDPSGGAGIQADLKAFSARGCYGMAAITALTAQNTTGVSAVVPLDPGFVAEQIRMVFADVRVDAVKIGMIANAGIASAVAEALKAYRGIPVVLDPVMIAKGGASLLDPDAVAALTEDLLPLATLLTPNLPEAAALLGDPEAFDRRIMESQAIRLTALGPRAVLLKGGHLAGPESPDVLVADGQVTWFEAERILTRNTHGTGCSLSSALAAELAKGLEPQEAVHVAKAWLAEAVRRSDALTVGSGHGPVHHFHALWPAPAQT, translated from the coding sequence ATCATCCGCAACGTGCTGACCATCGCCGGCTCCGACCCTTCCGGTGGGGCGGGCATCCAGGCCGATCTCAAGGCCTTTTCGGCCCGCGGTTGCTACGGAATGGCTGCTATCACGGCGCTGACGGCGCAGAACACGACGGGCGTCTCGGCCGTCGTGCCGCTCGATCCCGGTTTTGTCGCCGAGCAGATCCGCATGGTCTTTGCCGATGTCAGGGTCGATGCGGTGAAGATCGGCATGATCGCCAATGCTGGCATTGCCTCGGCCGTCGCCGAAGCACTGAAAGCCTATCGCGGCATCCCTGTTGTTCTCGATCCCGTCATGATCGCTAAGGGCGGTGCATCGCTGCTTGATCCGGATGCGGTCGCGGCCTTGACGGAGGACTTGTTGCCGCTCGCGACGCTCCTGACGCCGAACCTGCCGGAGGCTGCAGCCCTGCTCGGTGATCCCGAGGCTTTCGACCGCCGCATCATGGAATCCCAGGCCATCAGGCTGACAGCACTCGGACCCCGGGCGGTGTTGCTAAAGGGTGGCCATCTGGCAGGTCCGGAAAGCCCGGATGTGCTGGTTGCGGATGGCCAGGTGACCTGGTTCGAGGCGGAACGGATCCTAACGCGCAATACGCATGGCACTGGCTGTTCTCTGTCGAGCGCGCTCGCTGCCGAATTGGCAAAGGGGCTGGAGCCACAGGAGGCCGTGCATGTTGCCAAGGCCTGGCTGGCGGAGGCTGTTCGGCGTTCCGATGCGCTGACCGTTGGTTCAGGACATGGGCCGGTGCATCATTTCCACGCGCTCTGGCCGGCGCCTGCACAGACTTGA
- a CDS encoding HAD-IA family hydrolase, with protein MHHAPDRLFDRSYDGFLFDMDGTLLNSIAAAERVWSLWALKHGLDLETFLPTMHGKRGIDTISALNLPGIDVVKEALEVERGEIEDLDGIVPIPGAIDFLKSLPAERWAIVTSAPSALARARIGAAGLPQPLQIVTAEDVKIGKPDPAGYRLGAERLGFAASRCLVFEDVLAGVRAGEAAGADVAVITATHAHPLETSHPTIASYEQLRVEFDASRGLRIKAAE; from the coding sequence TTGCATCACGCGCCAGACCGCCTTTTCGATCGCTCCTATGATGGCTTTCTCTTTGACATGGACGGAACGCTGCTCAATTCGATCGCCGCTGCCGAGCGCGTCTGGAGCCTCTGGGCACTGAAGCACGGTCTGGATCTCGAAACCTTCCTGCCGACCATGCATGGCAAGCGCGGGATCGACACCATCAGCGCCCTGAACCTGCCCGGCATCGATGTGGTGAAGGAAGCGCTCGAGGTGGAGCGCGGCGAGATCGAGGATCTCGACGGTATCGTGCCGATCCCCGGCGCCATCGACTTTCTGAAAAGCTTGCCCGCCGAACGCTGGGCGATCGTGACCTCGGCTCCATCAGCCCTTGCCCGCGCCCGCATCGGGGCCGCCGGCCTGCCACAGCCGCTGCAGATCGTGACGGCGGAAGACGTGAAGATCGGCAAGCCTGATCCGGCCGGCTACCGGCTCGGTGCAGAGCGGCTCGGTTTCGCTGCATCGCGCTGCCTGGTGTTTGAGGATGTGCTGGCAGGCGTCAGAGCCGGAGAAGCGGCAGGGGCAGATGTCGCCGTGATCACGGCGACGCACGCGCATCCGCTGGAGACGTCCCATCCGACGATTGCGAGTTATGAGCAGCTGAGGGTGGAGTTCGACGCGTCCCGGGGACTGCGGATCAAGGCGGCAGAATAA
- a CDS encoding peptide chain release factor 3 — MAETLAEAVSRRRTFAIIAHPDAGKTTLTEKLLLFGGAIQLAGEVKAKKDRIQTRSDWMKIERERGISVVTSVMTFEYEGHVFNILDTPGHEDFADDTYRTLTAVDAAVMVIDAAKGIEPRTLKLFEVCRMRDIPIITFINKMDRESRDPFEILDEVEEKLALDTAPITWPVGRSKTFCGSYNLANNTYRGGDAQVEPLKVNGPQSVAENLPENERQTFIDELELAREACRPFDRQSFLEGHMTPVFFGSALRNFGVRDLINALGAYAPPPRDQVADTRTVHAAEDKMTAFVFKIQANMDPNHRDRIAFARICSGKLERGMKARLARTGKQMGLTAPQFFFASQRQLADTAYAGDVVGIPNHGTLRIGDTLTEGENLVFQGVPNFSPEILRRVRLEDAMKAKKLKEALQQMAEEGVVQLFSPEDGSPAIVGVVGALQLDVLKERLQGEYGLPVSFEMSRFSVCRWISAENKDDLEKFMTQRRGDICRDLDGDPVFMAQDQFSLRYESERYPAIKMVAIKEYHVAKAA, encoded by the coding sequence ATGGCTGAAACGCTCGCCGAGGCGGTCTCCCGCCGCCGCACCTTTGCTATTATCGCGCACCCGGATGCGGGTAAGACGACGCTGACCGAAAAGCTGCTGTTGTTCGGCGGTGCCATTCAGCTTGCCGGTGAAGTCAAGGCGAAGAAGGATCGCATCCAGACCCGGTCGGACTGGATGAAGATCGAACGCGAGCGCGGCATTTCGGTCGTGACCTCGGTCATGACCTTCGAATATGAAGGCCATGTCTTCAACATTCTCGATACGCCTGGCCACGAAGACTTCGCCGACGACACCTATCGCACGCTGACCGCCGTCGACGCCGCCGTCATGGTCATCGACGCCGCCAAGGGTATCGAGCCGCGGACCTTGAAGCTGTTCGAGGTCTGCCGCATGCGCGACATTCCGATCATCACCTTCATCAACAAGATGGACCGCGAAAGCCGCGACCCCTTCGAGATCCTCGACGAGGTCGAAGAGAAGCTGGCGCTGGACACGGCACCGATCACCTGGCCCGTCGGCCGTTCCAAGACCTTCTGCGGCTCCTATAATCTGGCCAACAACACCTATCGGGGCGGCGATGCCCAGGTCGAGCCGCTCAAGGTCAACGGTCCGCAGAGCGTGGCGGAGAACCTGCCCGAAAACGAGCGCCAGACCTTCATCGACGAGCTCGAACTTGCCCGCGAAGCCTGCCGGCCCTTCGATCGCCAGAGCTTCCTCGAAGGCCACATGACGCCTGTCTTCTTCGGCTCGGCACTGCGCAACTTCGGTGTCCGCGACCTCATTAATGCGCTGGGTGCCTATGCGCCCCCGCCGCGCGACCAGGTGGCTGACACCCGCACGGTGCATGCCGCCGAAGACAAGATGACCGCCTTCGTCTTCAAGATCCAGGCCAACATGGACCCGAACCACCGCGACCGCATCGCTTTTGCCCGCATCTGCTCCGGCAAGCTCGAGCGCGGCATGAAGGCGCGCCTGGCCCGCACCGGCAAGCAGATGGGCCTGACGGCGCCGCAGTTCTTCTTCGCCTCGCAGCGTCAGCTGGCGGATACGGCCTATGCCGGTGACGTCGTCGGCATCCCGAACCACGGGACGCTGCGCATTGGCGACACGCTGACCGAAGGCGAAAACCTCGTCTTCCAGGGCGTGCCGAACTTCTCGCCGGAAATCCTGCGCCGTGTGCGTCTGGAAGATGCAATGAAGGCGAAGAAGCTGAAGGAAGCGCTGCAGCAGATGGCGGAAGAGGGCGTGGTGCAGCTCTTTTCGCCGGAAGACGGCTCGCCGGCCATCGTCGGCGTCGTCGGTGCACTGCAGCTCGACGTCCTGAAGGAGCGACTGCAGGGCGAATACGGCCTGCCGGTGTCCTTCGAAATGTCCCGCTTCTCCGTCTGCCGCTGGATCTCGGCCGAGAACAAGGACGATCTGGAAAAGTTCATGACCCAGCGCCGTGGCGATATCTGCCGGGATCTCGACGGCGACCCGGTCTTCATGGCGCAGGACCAGTTCTCGCTGCGCTACGAGTCCGAACGTTACCCCGCGATCAAGATGGTCGCCATCAAGGAGTATCACGTCGCCAAGGCGGCGTGA
- the dut gene encoding dUTP diphosphatase, which produces MAAIRTDILGPVLNLKRLPHGQGLDLPAYETAGAAGMDLRAAVSDAEPLALAPGARALVPTGFIMEIPEGFEAQIRPRSGLAFKNGVTCLNTPGTIDSDYRGEVKVLLINLGQEDFVITRGMRIAQMVIAPVTQVRVTEVTETSDTARGAGGFGSTGV; this is translated from the coding sequence ATGGCTGCCATCCGCACCGACATCCTCGGCCCCGTGCTCAACCTCAAGCGTCTGCCGCATGGGCAAGGGCTTGATCTGCCCGCCTATGAAACGGCAGGAGCGGCGGGAATGGATCTGAGGGCAGCGGTGTCCGATGCGGAGCCGCTGGCGCTTGCCCCGGGCGCGCGGGCGCTGGTGCCGACCGGCTTCATCATGGAGATCCCTGAAGGCTTCGAAGCCCAGATCCGCCCACGCTCGGGTCTCGCCTTCAAGAACGGCGTGACATGCCTCAACACACCCGGCACGATCGACAGCGACTATCGCGGCGAGGTGAAGGTACTGCTCATCAACCTCGGCCAGGAGGATTTCGTCATCACCCGCGGCATGCGCATCGCCCAGATGGTGATCGCACCGGTGACGCAGGTGCGCGTGACCGAAGTGACCGAGACGAGCGACACGGCGCGCGGTGCCGGCGGCTTTGGGTCGACGGGGGTATGA
- a CDS encoding GNAT family N-acetyltransferase, translated as MRETLTLREGYFEDPNAFRALADLLQDVFGIDIGLQSRFGGPDPSSMPFGYFDGAGRCVANFSVFSIPLFIKGRVVKAAGFQSGAVRPAFRGQGLYRDLMQRAFAWVDKQGFEAGFLLTGKPELYHDYGFRVVPQFCFCGEVTQAVPADAEAREIDLENQDDVALVLRILADREPVSRQLSVVRQSEMFLLNAALDPEIRLSYLPGFDAILAWKLRRGTLQMLDIVARQIPSMSEIRGALSVPHDRIEVFFPTDRLEWSGNTRPYDGSCALMVSGLQPSDIPTPSMLSPMADF; from the coding sequence ATGCGGGAAACGCTGACGCTGCGAGAAGGCTATTTCGAAGATCCGAACGCCTTCCGAGCGCTCGCGGACCTGCTGCAGGACGTGTTCGGCATTGACATCGGGCTGCAGAGCCGCTTCGGCGGGCCAGATCCGTCCTCGATGCCCTTTGGCTATTTCGACGGCGCTGGCCGTTGCGTTGCCAATTTCTCAGTGTTTTCCATACCGCTTTTCATAAAAGGGCGTGTCGTCAAGGCGGCTGGGTTTCAATCGGGTGCCGTTCGCCCTGCGTTTCGTGGACAAGGGCTCTATCGCGATCTGATGCAGCGCGCCTTTGCCTGGGTCGACAAACAGGGTTTCGAGGCCGGCTTTCTTCTAACCGGCAAGCCGGAACTCTATCACGACTATGGTTTTCGAGTTGTGCCGCAATTCTGCTTCTGCGGCGAGGTCACACAAGCGGTGCCTGCGGACGCCGAGGCGCGGGAAATCGACTTGGAAAACCAGGACGACGTTGCGCTTGTCTTGAGGATCCTCGCCGATCGGGAGCCTGTCTCTCGTCAGCTTTCCGTTGTGCGCCAGTCCGAAATGTTTCTGCTCAATGCCGCGCTCGATCCGGAGATCAGGCTGAGTTACTTGCCCGGCTTCGACGCCATCCTTGCCTGGAAGCTCCGTCGCGGCACATTGCAAATGCTCGATATCGTCGCCCGCCAGATACCGTCGATGTCAGAGATCCGCGGCGCATTGAGTGTTCCGCACGACCGCATCGAGGTATTCTTCCCGACCGACCGTCTCGAATGGAGCGGGAACACCAGACCGTATGATGGGTCGTGCGCCCTGATGGTCAGCGGGCTTCAGCCATCCGACATCCCGACTCCCAGCATGTTGTCGCCGATGGCTGATTTCTAG
- a CDS encoding Lrp/AsnC family transcriptional regulator — protein sequence MNPNFPQVLDTADRKIVDALAHDARLSLKELAARAGLSSPACSERLRRLEERGVLLGYAADVSLDALGYPLQAIMRVRPLPGMLHIVEKIILETPEIIECDKITGDDCFVCRVAVRNMADLDRVHDRITEKAQTNTAMVKSTPLKRRLPPVL from the coding sequence ATGAATCCTAATTTTCCTCAAGTGTTGGATACGGCAGACCGCAAAATCGTTGACGCCCTCGCGCACGATGCTCGGCTGTCGCTGAAAGAACTGGCAGCACGCGCCGGTCTTTCGTCACCCGCCTGTTCCGAGCGTCTGCGCCGTCTGGAAGAGCGTGGCGTTCTCTTAGGCTATGCCGCAGACGTGTCTCTCGATGCTCTCGGCTATCCGTTGCAGGCCATCATGCGCGTGCGTCCGCTGCCGGGCATGCTGCATATCGTCGAGAAGATCATTCTGGAAACGCCAGAGATCATCGAGTGTGACAAGATTACCGGTGACGACTGCTTTGTGTGCCGCGTGGCCGTGCGCAACATGGCCGATCTCGACCGGGTCCACGACCGGATCACCGAGAAGGCGCAGACCAATACCGCAATGGTCAAGTCCACGCCCCTCAAGCGGCGCCTGCCGCCGGTCCTGTGA
- a CDS encoding DMT family transporter produces the protein MNHVTKRGILDMTFAMVMSGTIGWFVLQSGQSPYNVVFFRCLIGAPVLALLCFHLRAFSSSGLDARRILIAAGGGVALVMNWLLLFSAYPLASISVTTIVYNFQPFMLVGLGALFLGERVGAAKLGWMGLAFAGMLAMTVSGTSLSGHAGQGYLTGILLALAAAFCYAVAAFVTRRLRSTSPYVIALVQVLTGIVILAPLADFNALPSSPQSWAMVATIGVVHTGVMYAFLYSAIQKLPVVLTGTLSFLYPVVAILVDILAYGHVLTPGQALGGAAILLAAVGTTLNLTPRHLLPGTRKA, from the coding sequence ATGAACCATGTTACGAAGCGCGGAATCTTAGACATGACCTTTGCGATGGTCATGTCCGGCACGATCGGCTGGTTCGTGCTGCAATCGGGCCAAAGCCCCTACAACGTGGTCTTCTTCCGCTGCCTGATCGGCGCTCCGGTTCTCGCCTTGCTCTGCTTTCACCTGAGGGCCTTTTCCAGTTCGGGCCTCGATGCGAGGCGTATCCTGATCGCGGCCGGTGGCGGTGTGGCGCTGGTGATGAACTGGCTGCTGTTGTTTTCGGCCTATCCGCTGGCCTCGATCTCGGTGACCACGATCGTCTACAATTTTCAGCCCTTCATGCTCGTCGGGCTTGGTGCGCTGTTCCTCGGGGAGCGCGTGGGCGCCGCCAAACTCGGCTGGATGGGTCTGGCCTTTGCCGGAATGCTGGCGATGACAGTGAGCGGAACATCCCTCAGCGGTCATGCGGGCCAGGGATATCTCACAGGCATCCTGCTCGCGCTTGCGGCCGCCTTCTGCTATGCGGTGGCCGCCTTTGTCACCCGGCGGCTGCGCAGCACGTCGCCTTATGTCATCGCCCTTGTCCAGGTTCTTACCGGTATCGTCATCCTTGCGCCCCTCGCCGATTTCAATGCACTGCCGAGCTCGCCGCAGAGCTGGGCCATGGTGGCGACCATCGGGGTTGTGCACACCGGGGTGATGTATGCCTTCCTCTATTCGGCGATCCAGAAGCTCCCGGTCGTGCTGACGGGCACGCTCTCCTTCCTCTACCCTGTCGTCGCCATCCTGGTGGATATCCTGGCCTATGGCCATGTGCTGACGCCCGGACAGGCGCTGGGCGGCGCGGCGATCCTGCTTGCCGCCGTGGGCACAACCCTCAACCTCACGCCACGACATCTTCTACCCGGAACCCGAAAGGCCTGA
- a CDS encoding NIPSNAP family protein gives MITCSLRYEIDPYKLKEFEHYAALWIPLVNRLGGNHHGYFLPHEGANDIALALFSFPSLAAYEAYRAAMAADAECQAAFAYAEETRCILRYARSFMRPLF, from the coding sequence ATGATCACCTGCAGCCTGCGTTATGAGATCGATCCCTACAAGCTCAAGGAGTTCGAGCACTATGCGGCCCTCTGGATCCCGCTGGTCAATCGGCTCGGCGGCAACCATCACGGCTATTTCCTGCCGCATGAAGGGGCAAACGACATCGCGCTTGCGCTGTTCAGCTTTCCGTCGCTCGCGGCCTATGAGGCCTACCGCGCGGCGATGGCGGCAGATGCCGAGTGCCAGGCGGCCTTCGCCTATGCCGAGGAGACCCGTTGCATCCTGCGTTACGCACGCAGCTTCATGCGGCCGCTGTTCTGA
- a CDS encoding LysE family translocator — translation MKDLSENAPVPSAAMLLAFALICLGMVLTPGPNMIYLVSRSICQGPMAGLVSLAGVALGFVVYVLLTALGLTVLLFAVPFAYDLLKIAGALYLAWLAWQALKPGGRSPFQVRDLPADSNRKLFLMGFVTSLLNPKVAVLYLSLLPQFIDPAGGSVLIQSLALGFTQVVISVTVNGLIALSAGSIALFLAGRPLWMVVQRWLMGTVLAALAIRMVTEAQR, via the coding sequence ATGAAGGACCTCTCGGAGAACGCCCCTGTGCCCAGCGCCGCCATGCTGCTTGCCTTTGCCCTGATCTGCCTTGGCATGGTGCTGACACCGGGGCCGAACATGATCTATCTCGTCTCGCGCTCGATCTGTCAGGGGCCGATGGCGGGCCTCGTTTCGCTGGCGGGAGTGGCCCTCGGCTTCGTCGTTTATGTGCTGCTGACGGCGCTTGGGCTCACGGTCCTGCTGTTCGCAGTCCCCTTCGCCTATGACCTGCTCAAAATTGCCGGTGCTCTCTATCTGGCCTGGCTGGCCTGGCAGGCGCTGAAGCCCGGCGGCCGCTCGCCCTTCCAGGTCCGCGACCTGCCCGCCGACAGCAATCGAAAGCTCTTCCTGATGGGCTTCGTCACTAGCCTGCTGAACCCGAAAGTCGCCGTGCTCTATCTCTCGCTGCTGCCGCAATTCATCGATCCCGCTGGTGGCAGCGTGTTGATCCAGTCCCTGGCGCTCGGCTTCACCCAGGTGGTGATCAGCGTCACGGTCAATGGTTTGATCGCGCTCTCTGCCGGTTCCATCGCCCTCTTCCTGGCCGGTCGCCCCCTCTGGATGGTCGTCCAGCGCTGGCTCATGGGCACGGTGCTCGCGGCTCTCGCCATCCGCATGGTCACGGAAGCGCAGCGTTGA
- a CDS encoding LysE family translocator yields MTLTTIIAYCGALFIAAAIPGPGMTAIVARALGSGFRPTFFMGLGLILGDLVYLTAVILGLSVLAKTFVTPFLILKFLGAAYLVYVAWKLWTSGLLPQDIKAERAMRPSMSFLSGLLVTLGNPKTMLFYVALVPTLIPLEAIGLADYILLVGLTFVVLMAVLLPYILLAAQARGLMKRPEALKVLNRSAAGILAGTAAYITARAA; encoded by the coding sequence ATGACACTGACGACCATCATCGCTTATTGCGGCGCGCTGTTCATTGCCGCCGCCATCCCGGGACCCGGCATGACCGCCATCGTCGCGCGGGCGCTGGGGTCCGGATTTCGCCCGACCTTCTTCATGGGGCTCGGGCTCATCCTCGGCGATCTCGTCTATCTGACCGCCGTCATCCTCGGGCTGTCCGTCTTGGCGAAAACCTTCGTGACGCCCTTCCTGATCCTGAAATTCCTGGGTGCCGCCTACCTCGTCTATGTCGCCTGGAAGCTCTGGACATCAGGTCTTTTGCCGCAGGACATCAAGGCAGAGCGCGCCATGCGCCCGTCCATGTCCTTCCTCTCAGGCCTTCTGGTGACGCTGGGCAATCCGAAGACCATGCTGTTCTACGTCGCTCTTGTCCCGACGCTGATCCCGCTCGAGGCGATCGGACTTGCCGACTACATCCTGCTCGTCGGCCTGACCTTCGTCGTGCTGATGGCGGTGCTTCTGCCCTATATCCTGCTCGCGGCTCAGGCGCGCGGGCTCATGAAGCGTCCGGAAGCGCTGAAAGTCCTGAACCGAAGTGCTGCCGGCATCCTTGCCGGCACCGCCGCCTATATCACGGCGCGCGCGGCCTGA
- the cysK gene encoding cysteine synthase A — protein sequence MTEQKKPGRGRVYGSITETIGDTPIVRLDKLAKEKGVKAHLLAKLEFFNPIASVKDRIGVAMIESLEAQGRIVPGKTVLIEPTSGNTGIALAFAAAAKGYRLILTMPETMSIERRKMLALLGAELVLTEGAKGMKGAIAKAQELAETTQDSIIPQQFENPANPEIHRKTTAEEIWNDTDGQIDFLVSGIGTGGTITGTGQVLKSRKPEIKVVAVEPADSPVLSGGNPGPHKIQGIGAGFAPAILDTHVYDEVVTVTNDEAFEHARLVARLEGVPVGISSGAALTAAIKLGQREENAGKTIVVIIPSFAERYLSTALFAGLGE from the coding sequence ATGACTGAGCAGAAGAAACCCGGCCGCGGACGCGTCTATGGCTCGATCACCGAGACGATCGGCGACACCCCGATCGTCAGGCTCGACAAGCTCGCCAAGGAAAAGGGCGTGAAGGCGCATCTGCTCGCCAAGCTCGAATTCTTCAACCCGATCGCCTCCGTCAAGGATCGTATCGGCGTTGCCATGATCGAGAGCCTGGAAGCCCAGGGCAGGATCGTGCCCGGCAAGACGGTTCTCATCGAGCCGACCTCCGGCAATACCGGCATTGCGCTCGCCTTTGCGGCAGCGGCAAAGGGTTATCGCCTGATCCTCACCATGCCGGAGACCATGTCGATCGAGCGCCGCAAGATGCTGGCCCTGCTCGGCGCCGAACTCGTCCTGACCGAGGGCGCAAAGGGCATGAAGGGCGCCATTGCCAAGGCACAGGAACTGGCCGAGACGACGCAGGACTCGATTATCCCGCAGCAGTTCGAGAACCCCGCCAATCCGGAAATCCATCGCAAGACGACAGCCGAGGAAATCTGGAACGACACCGACGGCCAGATCGACTTCCTCGTCTCCGGCATCGGCACAGGCGGCACCATTACCGGCACCGGCCAGGTGCTGAAGAGCCGCAAGCCCGAGATCAAGGTCGTCGCCGTCGAGCCGGCCGACAGCCCGGTTCTCTCGGGTGGCAATCCCGGCCCGCACAAGATCCAAGGGATCGGCGCGGGCTTTGCGCCCGCCATCCTCGACACCCATGTCTATGACGAGGTCGTCACCGTGACCAATGACGAAGCCTTCGAGCATGCACGTCTCGTTGCTCGCCTCGAGGGCGTACCGGTTGGCATCTCTTCGGGCGCCGCGCTGACGGCAGCGATCAAGCTTGGCCAGCGTGAAGAAAATGCCGGCAAGACGATCGTCGTCATCATTCCGTCCTTTGCCGAGCGCTATCTGTCGACTGCGCTCTTTGCCGGTCTCGGCGAGTAA
- a CDS encoding HWE histidine kinase domain-containing protein, protein MRALLHRLPAFASVQERLSTSSLIATYVASLIVFAMALAIRAWFDPVLPAGFPFLTFFPAVIICGFVFGVRQGLIVATLSGLAAWFFFISPGRFDFSLGTLLAMGLYLFVVATDLTLIYMMKQAYRQEIGTREEVQRLAEQQEVMAQELDHRLKNIFATINAIISLSLKNASSADELAARLRDRLTALGRSNLLLRGLREGEDASLQSVVFQALEPFAIVGTPRFTAHGPRVPIGGQTVVVLSLILHELGTNAAKYGALSVGHGQVSLIWDIETDQDGTEQLVMRWSESGGPPPLTPQPGSGGFGSTLMKRVIAGVRGHTEIAYPETGAEVRLTLPVDMLRPTAVPA, encoded by the coding sequence ATGCGTGCATTACTTCACCGCCTGCCTGCGTTTGCCTCCGTTCAAGAGCGACTGTCGACAAGCAGCTTGATCGCGACCTATGTCGCGAGCCTCATCGTCTTCGCAATGGCACTGGCGATCCGCGCCTGGTTCGACCCCGTGCTACCCGCAGGCTTCCCGTTCCTCACCTTCTTTCCCGCAGTGATCATCTGCGGTTTTGTCTTCGGCGTCCGGCAGGGCCTGATCGTCGCCACGCTCTCCGGCCTTGCGGCCTGGTTCTTCTTCATCAGTCCAGGGCGCTTCGACTTCTCGCTTGGCACCTTGCTCGCCATGGGGCTCTACCTTTTCGTCGTCGCCACCGACCTGACGCTGATCTACATGATGAAACAGGCCTATCGTCAGGAGATCGGCACACGCGAGGAGGTTCAGCGGCTGGCCGAACAACAGGAGGTCATGGCCCAGGAACTGGACCATCGCCTCAAGAACATCTTCGCCACCATCAATGCGATCATCAGCCTTTCCCTTAAGAATGCCTCAAGCGCCGACGAGCTGGCCGCACGGCTGCGCGACCGACTGACTGCGCTCGGCCGCTCCAACCTCCTGCTGCGGGGTCTTCGCGAAGGCGAGGACGCCTCGCTGCAAAGCGTCGTCTTCCAGGCGCTCGAACCCTTCGCTATCGTCGGCACACCCCGCTTCACAGCGCATGGTCCGCGCGTCCCGATCGGCGGCCAGACCGTCGTCGTGCTCAGTCTGATCCTGCATGAGCTCGGCACCAATGCCGCAAAATACGGCGCCCTCAGTGTCGGCCATGGCCAGGTATCCCTGATCTGGGACATCGAGACCGACCAAGACGGAACCGAGCAACTCGTGATGCGCTGGAGCGAAAGCGGCGGTCCGCCACCCCTTACGCCACAGCCGGGATCGGGCGGTTTCGGCTCGACCCTCATGAAACGCGTCATCGCTGGCGTGCGCGGCCACACGGAGATCGCCTATCCGGAGACCGGAGCCGAGGTGCGCCTCACGCTTCCCGTCGACATGCTCCGCCCGACGGCCGTGCCGGCCTGA